A genomic segment from Candidatus Korarchaeum cryptofilum OPF8 encodes:
- a CDS encoding bifunctional hydroxymethylpyrimidine kinase/phosphomethylpyrimidine kinase translates to MVWIDLKRVPVALTIAGSDSGGGAGIQADLKTFAALGVHGTVAITSITAQNTREVRAVQDVSVDVIKAQIEAVVSDIGVDAAKTGMLHTSEIIEAVSEEISRYKIPLVVDPVMIAKSGAPLLKEDAVGSLIRRLLPVAKVVTPNAREAEVLAGVRIGSVEDARRAAKLIADMGPEGVIVKGGHMEGSESIDILFYQGDFIELRAPRLESRNTHGTGCSFSAAITAELAKGKDIREAFRVAKDLVTHAIMYGIPVGKGHGPLNPMASLYNESERYATLMRVVEAVRILEGIEDARKIAPEVGINVAMSLPYARDSHDVAAVPGRIHLVGRKLKATSYPEFGASDHLARYILTSRLYDREIRAAINIAYSDENLERLASMGLKVSWYDRREEPGEVKAREGATIPWGVRVAVERAGRVPDAIFHRGDWGKEPMIVLLGRDAVSLAEVVRSIA, encoded by the coding sequence TTGGTTTGGATAGATCTTAAGAGGGTCCCCGTAGCTCTCACAATAGCTGGGAGCGATTCGGGCGGAGGAGCAGGCATACAAGCGGATCTAAAGACTTTCGCAGCTCTTGGAGTTCATGGAACTGTTGCCATAACATCTATAACAGCTCAGAATACTAGGGAGGTCAGGGCCGTCCAGGATGTGAGCGTAGATGTGATTAAGGCTCAGATAGAGGCTGTAGTTAGCGATATAGGGGTCGATGCAGCTAAAACAGGTATGCTGCATACCTCTGAGATAATAGAAGCTGTCTCAGAGGAGATAAGCAGATACAAAATACCCTTGGTTGTGGATCCAGTAATGATAGCGAAGAGCGGAGCTCCTCTACTTAAGGAGGATGCCGTAGGCTCTCTGATAAGGAGACTGCTCCCTGTAGCTAAAGTAGTCACGCCTAACGCTAGGGAAGCTGAGGTCCTGGCCGGCGTGAGGATAGGGAGCGTTGAGGACGCTAGGAGAGCTGCTAAACTCATAGCTGATATGGGACCGGAGGGGGTGATAGTGAAGGGAGGCCATATGGAGGGGAGCGAGAGCATCGATATCCTCTTCTACCAGGGGGATTTCATCGAGCTGAGGGCACCCAGGTTGGAGAGCAGGAACACTCACGGTACTGGATGCTCCTTCTCAGCAGCAATAACTGCGGAACTAGCTAAAGGGAAGGACATAAGGGAAGCCTTCAGGGTCGCTAAGGACCTAGTCACTCACGCTATAATGTACGGGATACCCGTTGGGAAGGGGCACGGGCCACTGAACCCAATGGCCTCCCTGTACAATGAATCGGAGAGGTACGCTACTTTGATGAGAGTGGTTGAAGCAGTCAGGATACTCGAGGGGATAGAGGATGCGAGGAAGATAGCTCCGGAAGTGGGGATCAATGTCGCCATGAGCCTCCCATATGCTAGGGACTCTCATGACGTTGCCGCGGTCCCGGGGAGGATCCATTTAGTGGGTAGGAAGCTTAAAGCTACTTCCTACCCTGAGTTCGGTGCGAGCGATCACTTGGCTAGGTACATCCTCACATCTAGGCTCTACGATAGGGAGATAAGGGCCGCTATAAACATAGCTTACAGCGATGAGAACTTGGAGAGGCTCGCGAGCATGGGGCTGAAGGTCTCTTGGTACGATAGGAGGGAGGAGCCCGGGGAAGTCAAAGCTAGGGAGGGGGCCACGATACCCTGGGGGGTCAGGGTAGCCGTCGAGAGAGCTGGCAGAGTACCTGATGCGATATTCCACAGGGGGGACTGGGGGAAGGAGCCGATGATAGTGCTCCTAGGGAGGGATGCCGTCTCCCTAGCTGAGGTGGTGAGGTCGATAGCATGA
- the thiW gene encoding energy coupling factor transporter S component ThiW gives MMRKLVTAGVLSALGVVISPLLSFPILAFKVYPGQHMINAISGVLLGPWWAALISIIVGTIRIAMGTGTIFAYPGGIPGALVVGFFSWLFRRLRVRKELAALSEPLGTVFIGGTIATLIVAPMVGRSILLTATWVTWAMSSVPGSIAGYLILEGLRRIGIEEI, from the coding sequence ATGATGAGGAAGTTAGTTACAGCTGGAGTTTTATCGGCCTTGGGCGTCGTGATATCACCGCTGCTCTCCTTCCCAATACTTGCCTTCAAGGTGTACCCGGGGCAGCACATGATAAACGCTATCTCCGGAGTCCTCTTAGGACCTTGGTGGGCTGCTCTCATCTCCATAATAGTCGGGACGATAAGGATAGCGATGGGCACGGGAACTATCTTCGCCTATCCCGGTGGCATCCCGGGAGCTCTAGTCGTCGGCTTCTTCTCCTGGTTATTCAGGAGGCTGAGGGTGAGGAAGGAGCTAGCAGCTCTATCGGAGCCCCTCGGAACCGTCTTCATAGGGGGGACTATCGCCACCCTAATAGTGGCTCCGATGGTCGGTAGATCCATACTACTCACGGCTACATGGGTAACGTGGGCTATGAGCTCAGTCCCCGGCAGTATAGCTGGCTACTTGATCCTGGAGGGGTTGAGGAGGATTGGGATTGAGGAGATATGA